A DNA window from Eikenella exigua contains the following coding sequences:
- a CDS encoding type IV pilus twitching motility protein PilT, protein MQITDLLAFSVKNKASDLHLSAGLPPMIRVHGDVRRINLPEMSAEEVGNMIASIMNDHQRKDYQQRLETDFSFELPNIARFRVNAFNTERGPAAVFRTIPSKVLTLEELNAPKVFQKISDQPRGLVLVTGPTGSGKSTTLAAMINYINENHHHHILTIEDPIEFVHQSKQCLVNQRELHQHTHSFANALRSALREDPDIILVGEMRDPETIGLALTAAETGHLVFATLHTTGAAKTVDRIIDVFPAGEKEMVRSMLSESLRAVISQTLLKTKDGKGRVAAHEILISTAAVRNLIRENKIAQIGSALQTGQAHGMQTLDQSLQALLKRGIISIDAARAKAQNPDQLV, encoded by the coding sequence ATGCAGATTACCGACCTACTCGCGTTCAGCGTGAAAAACAAAGCATCCGACTTGCACCTCTCCGCTGGCCTGCCGCCGATGATCCGCGTGCACGGCGACGTGCGCCGCATCAACCTGCCGGAAATGAGCGCCGAAGAAGTGGGCAACATGATCGCTTCCATCATGAACGACCACCAGCGTAAAGACTACCAACAACGGCTGGAAACCGACTTTTCCTTCGAGCTGCCCAACATCGCCCGTTTCCGTGTGAACGCATTCAACACCGAACGCGGCCCGGCTGCCGTATTCCGTACCATTCCCAGCAAAGTACTCACGCTGGAAGAGTTGAACGCGCCCAAAGTGTTCCAAAAAATTTCCGACCAACCGCGCGGCCTGGTGCTGGTAACCGGCCCTACCGGTTCCGGTAAATCCACCACCCTGGCTGCGATGATCAACTACATCAACGAAAACCATCACCACCACATCCTCACTATCGAAGACCCGATCGAGTTTGTGCACCAGAGTAAACAATGCTTGGTGAACCAACGCGAACTGCACCAACACACCCACAGCTTCGCCAACGCTCTGCGCTCCGCACTGCGTGAAGACCCGGATATCATCCTGGTGGGTGAGATGCGCGACCCGGAAACCATCGGTTTGGCGCTCACCGCCGCCGAAACCGGCCACCTAGTATTCGCCACCCTGCATACCACCGGTGCAGCCAAAACCGTGGACCGTATTATCGACGTGTTCCCCGCCGGCGAAAAAGAGATGGTGCGTTCCATGCTTTCCGAATCACTGCGCGCCGTGATTTCGCAAACCCTGCTCAAAACCAAAGACGGCAAAGGCCGCGTGGCCGCGCACGAAATCCTGATTTCCACCGCCGCCGTGCGCAACCTGATCCGCGAAAACAAAATCGCCCAAATCGGTTCTGCCCTGCAAACCGGCCAAGCACACGGTATGCAGACGCTCGACCAATCCCTGCAGGCCCTGCTCAAACGCGGCATTATCAGTATCGATGCCGCCCGCGCCAAAGCGCAGAACCCCGACCAACTCGTCTAA
- a CDS encoding DHA2 family efflux MFS transporter permease subunit, with protein MMTPQQKGLAWTAAMALFMQSLDATILNTALPVMSASLHESPLQMELAIISYALTVAALIPLSGWLADRLGTLNVFRLAVAVFVLGSVVCAASPTLNWLVLARILQGVGGALMMPVARLAIIRTVPKSELVAAWNLMSMTGLIGPIVGPILGGWMAVNLSWHWIFFINIPIGLLGIAVAGRYMPNVRTDTQPLDWQGFSLFAGGLVGITYGLELAAENLRNGSRSLLIIGLGAAAMWLYAVYARRAKNPLLPLSLFQVHTFSIGLAANLMFRVLSSGIPFLVPLMLQVAFGYNAEMAGWMLAPVALSSILMKPFTAPILVRFGYKATLLGVAVAMSAVVAALSLLDSHSSITFYMLLATCFGLCQSLMFTAINTLTIGDLSNEEASAGSTMLSVVQQVGIGIGIAVAAVILGAYRAAVGETGALLEQAFSYTYLSLATFGLVLLWLLAKLHSGDGRHLNRKAT; from the coding sequence ATGATGACCCCGCAACAAAAAGGCCTAGCCTGGACGGCGGCGATGGCGCTGTTTATGCAGTCGCTGGACGCCACCATTTTGAATACCGCGCTGCCGGTGATGTCGGCAAGCCTGCACGAATCGCCGCTGCAAATGGAGCTGGCCATCATCAGCTATGCGCTTACCGTAGCCGCGCTGATTCCGCTCTCGGGCTGGCTGGCCGACCGGCTGGGTACGCTTAACGTGTTCCGGCTGGCGGTGGCGGTGTTTGTGCTCGGTTCGGTGGTCTGCGCCGCCTCGCCCACTTTAAACTGGCTGGTGCTGGCGCGGATTTTGCAGGGCGTGGGTGGCGCACTGATGATGCCGGTGGCGCGGTTGGCGATTATCCGCACCGTGCCCAAGTCGGAATTGGTGGCGGCGTGGAATTTGATGTCGATGACCGGCCTCATCGGACCCATTGTCGGGCCGATTTTAGGCGGCTGGATGGCGGTAAACCTGTCTTGGCACTGGATTTTCTTTATCAATATCCCCATCGGCCTGCTTGGTATTGCCGTTGCCGGCCGCTATATGCCCAATGTGCGCACCGATACGCAACCATTAGATTGGCAAGGATTCTCGCTGTTTGCCGGCGGCCTGGTGGGGATTACCTACGGGCTGGAACTGGCAGCGGAAAACCTGCGCAACGGCAGCCGCTCCTTACTGATAATCGGGCTGGGTGCGGCGGCCATGTGGCTGTATGCCGTGTATGCACGGCGTGCTAAAAATCCACTGCTACCGCTTTCCCTGTTCCAGGTGCATACTTTCAGCATCGGGTTGGCTGCCAACTTGATGTTCCGCGTGCTCTCTTCCGGCATCCCCTTCCTGGTACCGCTGATGCTTCAGGTAGCTTTTGGCTACAATGCCGAAATGGCCGGCTGGATGCTCGCGCCGGTGGCGTTGAGCTCGATTTTGATGAAACCGTTTACCGCGCCGATTCTGGTGCGTTTCGGCTATAAGGCCACGCTCTTGGGCGTGGCCGTGGCCATGTCGGCCGTGGTGGCTGCGCTGTCGCTACTCGATTCGCACAGCTCGATAACGTTTTACATGCTGCTGGCCACCTGCTTCGGCCTGTGCCAATCCCTGATGTTTACCGCCATCAACACCCTTACCATCGGTGATTTGTCGAACGAAGAAGCCAGCGCGGGTTCGACCATGCTCAGCGTGGTGCAGCAGGTGGGCATCGGCATCGGCATTGCCGTGGCCGCTGTGATTTTGGGCGCATACCGTGCCGCCGTGGGCGAAACCGGCGCACTGCTGGAACAGGCCTTCAGCTACACCTACCTGTCGTTGGCCACCTTCGGCTTGGTGCTGCTGTGGCTGCTGGCCAAACTGCACTCTGGCGACGGCAGGCATTTAAACCGCAAGGCTACCTGA
- the greB gene encoding transcription elongation factor GreB: MSNTTPNYLTPSGWQALKDELYQLVNKERPEIVQIVNWAASNGDRSENGDYLYGKRRMREIDRRIRFLTKRLEAAQVVDSETREATDQIFFGATVELLRGNGEEQTVRIVGVDEIDTARHKISWTSPLARALLKAREGDEIVFHGPEGREKIEVLSIAYVKIE; this comes from the coding sequence ATGAGCAATACCACCCCCAACTACCTCACCCCCTCCGGCTGGCAGGCATTGAAAGACGAGCTCTATCAGCTGGTGAACAAAGAGCGCCCCGAAATCGTGCAAATCGTCAACTGGGCCGCCTCCAACGGCGACCGCAGCGAAAACGGCGACTATCTCTACGGCAAGCGCCGCATGCGCGAAATCGACCGCCGCATCCGCTTCCTCACCAAACGGCTGGAAGCGGCGCAAGTGGTCGATTCCGAAACCCGCGAAGCCACCGACCAAATCTTTTTTGGCGCCACTGTGGAGCTGCTACGCGGCAACGGCGAAGAGCAAACCGTGCGTATCGTGGGCGTGGACGAAATCGACACCGCCCGCCACAAAATTTCCTGGACTTCCCCACTCGCCCGCGCCTTGCTCAAAGCCCGAGAAGGCGACGAAATCGTGTTCCACGGGCCGGAAGGCAGGGAGAAAATCGAAGTGTTGTCTATAGCTTATGTGAAGATAGAGTAG
- the thiM gene encoding hydroxyethylthiazole kinase, translating into MEIKYLDQVRARNPLVHNITNIVAANFSANGLLAIGASPIMADSVDEMAELAAVSSAVVLNIGTLNKQKVEAMLAAGKSANRAGVPVVLDPVGAGFTQLRRETTAQLLAEIRFAAVRGNAGEMAHIAGVEWHAKGVDAGSGSADLHSIAQRIAQQYGCVAAISGETDYVSNGSRTAKLNNGTPLFPKVTASGCLLSTIAGAFAAVAAPEDYLHAVAEACAVYAVAGELAAQGLQPSQSGSFAWKLIDSLATVSAQEVAARAKVEWI; encoded by the coding sequence ATGGAAATCAAATATCTGGATCAAGTTCGTGCCCGCAACCCGCTGGTACACAACATCACCAATATCGTGGCGGCCAATTTCTCGGCCAATGGCCTGCTGGCGATTGGTGCGTCGCCGATTATGGCTGATAGCGTGGATGAAATGGCGGAACTGGCGGCAGTTAGCTCGGCAGTGGTATTGAACATCGGTACGCTGAACAAGCAGAAGGTGGAAGCCATGCTGGCGGCGGGCAAATCGGCTAACCGCGCGGGTGTGCCGGTGGTGCTTGATCCGGTGGGCGCAGGCTTTACCCAACTGCGGCGCGAAACCACGGCGCAGCTGCTAGCAGAAATCCGGTTCGCCGCCGTGCGCGGCAATGCGGGCGAAATGGCGCACATTGCCGGGGTGGAATGGCATGCCAAAGGCGTAGATGCAGGCAGCGGCTCGGCCGATTTGCACAGCATCGCCCAACGCATTGCGCAGCAATACGGTTGCGTTGCCGCCATCAGCGGCGAAACCGACTACGTTTCCAACGGCAGCCGCACCGCCAAATTGAATAACGGCACGCCGCTGTTCCCCAAAGTAACCGCTTCCGGCTGCTTGTTGAGCACGATAGCGGGCGCATTTGCCGCCGTGGCCGCGCCGGAAGACTATCTGCACGCCGTGGCCGAAGCCTGCGCCGTGTATGCCGTGGCCGGCGAGTTGGCGGCGCAGGGCTTGCAGCCTTCGCAGAGCGGCTCGTTCGCATGGAAGCTGATCGACAGCCTGGCCACCGTATCAGCACAGGAAGTGGCGGCGCGCGCGAAAGTAGAATGGATTTAA
- the thiD gene encoding bifunctional hydroxymethylpyrimidine kinase/phosphomethylpyrimidine kinase, with amino-acid sequence MTQIAQALTIAGSDSGGGAGIQADLKTFQMRGVYGMSVLAAVTAQNTLGVQAIHGVPLDIIRAQIDSIAADFSFAETRDARFQVAAFKIGMLGTAEVIECVAEKLAGKPFGRLVLDPVMVAKGGAPLLQQNAVAALKRHLLPLADVLTPNLPEAEALTGIDIQTDADAERAARILQEAGVQTVVIKGGHSGESQSEICRDWVFMPDGQFTLESPRFPTPHTHGTGCTFSACLTAELAKGAAVEAAIRTAKQCITAAISQPINIGHGHGPVNHWAMMCAE; translated from the coding sequence ATGACGCAAATTGCACAAGCCCTTACCATCGCCGGCTCAGACAGCGGCGGCGGCGCCGGCATTCAGGCCGATTTGAAAACCTTTCAAATGCGCGGCGTGTACGGCATGAGCGTGCTGGCGGCGGTCACCGCGCAAAACACGCTCGGCGTGCAGGCCATCCACGGCGTGCCGCTCGATATTATCCGCGCGCAAATCGATTCCATCGCCGCCGATTTTAGCTTCGCAGAAACTCGCGATGCTCGTTTTCAGGTAGCCGCTTTTAAAATCGGCATGCTCGGCACAGCCGAAGTGATTGAATGCGTGGCGGAAAAGCTGGCAGGTAAACCATTTGGCCGGCTGGTGCTTGATCCGGTGATGGTGGCCAAGGGCGGTGCGCCGCTGTTGCAGCAAAACGCCGTGGCCGCGCTCAAACGGCATTTGCTGCCGCTGGCCGACGTGCTCACGCCCAACCTGCCCGAAGCCGAAGCGCTGACCGGCATCGATATCCAAACTGATGCCGACGCCGAACGCGCCGCCCGCATCTTGCAGGAAGCCGGTGTACAAACCGTGGTGATTAAAGGCGGCCACAGCGGCGAATCGCAAAGCGAAATCTGCCGCGACTGGGTGTTTATGCCCGACGGGCAGTTCACTTTGGAAAGCCCGCGCTTCCCCACCCCGCACACCCACGGCACCGGCTGCACCTTCTCCGCCTGCCTCACCGCCGAGCTGGCCAAAGGCGCAGCGGTGGAAGCGGCCATCCGCACCGCCAAACAGTGCATCACCGCCGCCATCTCGCAGCCCATCAATATCGGCCATGGCCACGGGCCGGTAAACCATTGGGCGATGATGTGTGCAGAGTGA
- the ypfJ gene encoding KPN_02809 family neutral zinc metallopeptidase, translated as MKLGNQRSSSNIEDRRSLGGGGGGKMGLAGLIIVLIGAYYGVDLSGLTGGGMQMPQMQQQQQRTTSPEEEQLAQFSSQILATTEDAWGEYFRSQGRQYVQPKMVLYRGSTPTACGTGQSAMGPFYCPADQKVYLDLSFYDDMKNQLGAAGDAAFAYVIAHEVGHHVQNLDGTMERVNRARARMSERDANRLSVMVELQADCLAGVWANRAQARQLFEQGDLEEAFNAAEAVGDDRLQQRSRGYAVPDSFTHGTSTQRLQWFRRGLQSGDPAQCDTFSSL; from the coding sequence ATGAAACTCGGCAACCAACGCAGCAGCAGCAACATCGAAGATCGTCGCAGCCTTGGCGGCGGAGGTGGTGGCAAAATGGGCCTCGCCGGCCTAATTATCGTACTCATCGGTGCCTATTACGGCGTGGATTTGAGCGGCCTCACCGGCGGCGGCATGCAGATGCCGCAGATGCAACAACAGCAGCAACGCACCACCAGCCCCGAAGAAGAGCAATTGGCGCAATTTTCCTCGCAAATCCTCGCCACCACCGAAGACGCTTGGGGCGAATATTTCCGCAGCCAAGGCCGGCAATATGTGCAGCCGAAAATGGTGCTCTACCGCGGCAGCACCCCCACCGCCTGCGGCACCGGCCAATCCGCGATGGGTCCGTTCTACTGCCCAGCCGACCAAAAGGTTTACCTCGACCTCTCGTTCTATGACGACATGAAAAACCAGCTCGGCGCAGCGGGCGATGCGGCCTTTGCCTATGTGATTGCCCACGAAGTCGGCCACCATGTGCAAAACCTCGACGGCACCATGGAGCGCGTAAACCGTGCCCGCGCCCGCATGAGCGAGCGCGATGCCAACCGCCTCTCCGTGATGGTGGAGCTGCAGGCCGACTGTCTGGCCGGAGTATGGGCCAACCGCGCGCAAGCACGCCAGCTGTTTGAACAGGGCGACTTGGAAGAAGCCTTCAACGCCGCCGAAGCCGTGGGCGACGACCGCCTGCAACAACGCAGCCGCGGCTACGCCGTGCCCGACAGCTTCACCCACGGTACATCCACCCAACGCCTGCAATGGTTCCGCCGCGGCCTGCAAAGCGGCGACCCGGCGCAATGTGACACCTTCTCTTCCCTGTAA
- a CDS encoding SIMPL domain-containing protein translates to MSTEKALSGSVKALGALLAIGLVAAAFVLGSQFKNFRQPGTITVKGLAEQNFQSDHARWTTAVGVHGASYQEVLDRLNQQLPKLEQFLRSQGFDAVEIQTASPEISPAFLVEHDAHGNEIRTPNGYNGKQQLTVASSKLDRIQSAHQNILALRAGNDAINFEAPQYLLGNLETIKHSLIKQATEDARRRAAEFASTGGGKVGAMRSASQGSFNIYADSGSSGDDEYGGCYDKTTVGKQVRLVVTIEYAIE, encoded by the coding sequence ATGTCCACAGAAAAAGCCCTCTCCGGCAGCGTTAAAGCCCTCGGCGCCCTGCTCGCCATCGGCCTCGTGGCCGCCGCCTTCGTGTTGGGCAGTCAGTTTAAAAATTTCCGCCAGCCCGGCACGATCACCGTAAAAGGCCTGGCCGAACAAAACTTCCAGTCCGATCATGCCCGCTGGACCACCGCCGTGGGCGTACACGGCGCCAGCTATCAGGAAGTGCTCGACCGCCTGAACCAGCAACTCCCCAAACTCGAACAATTCCTGCGCAGCCAAGGCTTTGATGCTGTCGAAATCCAAACTGCCTCCCCCGAAATCAGCCCCGCCTTCTTGGTGGAACACGATGCCCACGGCAACGAAATCCGCACCCCCAACGGCTACAACGGCAAGCAGCAGCTCACCGTGGCCAGCAGCAAACTCGACCGCATCCAAAGCGCCCACCAAAACATCCTCGCCCTGCGCGCCGGCAATGACGCCATCAATTTCGAGGCCCCGCAATACCTGCTCGGCAACCTCGAAACCATCAAACACAGCCTGATTAAGCAGGCCACCGAAGACGCTCGCCGCCGCGCTGCCGAATTCGCCTCCACCGGCGGCGGCAAAGTCGGCGCCATGCGCTCCGCCTCGCAAGGCTCGTTCAATATCTATGCTGACAGTGGCAGCAGCGGCGACGACGAATACGGCGGCTGCTACGACAAAACCACCGTTGGCAAACAAGTGCGATTAGTCGTAACCATCGAATACGCTATCGAATAA
- a CDS encoding RNA-binding S4 domain-containing protein has protein sequence MAGKNSHNEHHMRLDKWLWAARFFKTRGMAQKHIELGRVLVNGAKVKNSKNIEPGDTIDLTLNSLPYKITVLALNHQRRPAPEARALYAEDSSTAAKREAQKALDQASRISAAYPDGRPTKRDRRELDKLKRGWQE, from the coding sequence ATGGCAGGCAAAAACTCACACAACGAACACCACATGCGGCTCGACAAATGGCTGTGGGCGGCACGTTTCTTCAAAACGCGCGGCATGGCGCAAAAGCACATCGAGCTCGGGCGCGTGCTGGTGAACGGCGCGAAAGTGAAAAACAGCAAAAACATCGAGCCGGGCGACACCATCGACCTCACGCTCAACTCCCTGCCTTATAAAATCACCGTGCTCGCACTCAACCACCAGCGCCGCCCCGCCCCCGAGGCGCGTGCCCTCTACGCCGAAGACAGCTCCACCGCTGCCAAACGCGAAGCGCAAAAAGCGCTCGACCAGGCCAGCCGCATCAGCGCCGCCTACCCCGACGGCCGCCCCACCAAACGCGACCGCCGGGAGCTGGATAAACTCAAACGCGGCTGGCAGGAATAG
- a CDS encoding GNAT family N-acetyltransferase, whose product MFETLRYSRYKWKCDALNRASCRAAERLGFRFEGIFRQAVVYKGRNRDTAWFAMLDSEWPQIKRRMQRWLDEENFDEHGRQRRAITRD is encoded by the coding sequence GTGTTTGAAACCTTGCGCTACAGCCGCTACAAATGGAAGTGCGACGCGCTGAACCGAGCCTCGTGCCGCGCTGCTGAGCGATTGGGCTTCCGTTTCGAAGGCATTTTCCGGCAGGCGGTGGTGTATAAAGGCCGCAACCGCGACACGGCCTGGTTTGCCATGCTGGATTCGGAATGGCCGCAGATTAAGCGGCGGATGCAGCGCTGGTTGGACGAAGAGAATTTCGATGAACACGGTCGGCAGCGCCGTGCCATTACAAGAGATTAA
- a CDS encoding B3/B4 domain-containing protein has translation MKFIADKQLFTQFPGLRIGISVACGVNNKTDAAAFLPQLQQAANNVAENCGGQPVAQLPKIAAWREAYRQFGVKAKEYPSSVEALYKRVSKGKGLGSISPLVDIYNYISLKYTVPVGGEDLDAMQGDLQLTYAGADEVPVVVLGKDEAQAPAEGEIFYKDNAGAICRRWNWREVARTVISPDTTHCVFVIEALAEVGDDELRAAQEELGILITQYCGGTITHQIVCAGQEEAELR, from the coding sequence ATGAAATTTATAGCAGACAAACAATTGTTTACCCAATTTCCCGGCTTGCGCATCGGCATTAGTGTGGCATGCGGGGTAAACAATAAGACAGATGCGGCTGCTTTCCTGCCGCAATTGCAACAGGCGGCAAACAATGTAGCAGAAAATTGCGGAGGACAGCCTGTGGCACAGTTGCCAAAAATTGCTGCCTGGCGCGAGGCATATCGACAATTTGGTGTGAAAGCCAAAGAATATCCTAGCTCAGTAGAAGCGCTATATAAGCGCGTTTCTAAAGGAAAAGGCTTGGGCAGCATCAGCCCGTTGGTAGATATTTATAACTATATTTCGCTCAAATACACCGTGCCGGTGGGCGGGGAAGATTTGGATGCCATGCAGGGTGATCTGCAGCTAACCTACGCCGGTGCGGATGAAGTGCCGGTGGTTGTGTTGGGCAAAGATGAGGCACAGGCACCAGCAGAGGGCGAGATTTTCTATAAAGACAACGCCGGCGCCATTTGCCGACGCTGGAATTGGCGTGAAGTGGCACGCACCGTCATTAGCCCAGATACAACCCACTGCGTGTTTGTGATTGAAGCATTAGCCGAAGTGGGAGACGACGAGCTACGTGCCGCACAGGAAGAGTTGGGCATACTGATCACGCAATACTGTGGCGGCACGATTACCCACCAAATTGTGTGTGCCGGGCAGGAAGAAGCGGAATTACGCTGA
- a CDS encoding segregation and condensation protein A, producing the protein MPVSPPDTPSSPGIATLFGQPVTDLPADLFIPPDALQVVLHIFEGPLDLLLYLIRKQNIDVLDIPMLKITEQYLAYIAQMDEQNLDLAAEYLLMAAVLIEIKSRLLLPVPPAAADEDIADPRAELVRRLLAYEQMKLAAVGLDALPRAGRDFAWAYLPLEIATAAKLPEVQLADLTQAWLAILSRAGQRRSHTVVQENEALSVRATMSRILRRLQDGSCRFSRLFEPESGVVQVVVSFIALLELVKEGLVRLTQEDGAFGNILVSLPGEADETAVLQREGEDENK; encoded by the coding sequence ATGCCCGTTTCCCCGCCCGATACGCCGAGCAGCCCCGGCATCGCCACGCTGTTCGGCCAGCCGGTTACCGACCTGCCTGCCGACCTCTTTATCCCACCCGATGCGCTGCAGGTGGTGCTGCACATTTTTGAAGGCCCGCTCGATCTGCTGCTGTATCTTATCCGCAAGCAAAACATCGACGTGCTGGATATTCCCATGCTCAAAATCACTGAGCAATATCTGGCCTATATCGCGCAAATGGATGAGCAAAACCTGGATTTGGCCGCGGAATATCTGCTGATGGCGGCCGTGCTGATTGAAATCAAATCGCGCCTGTTGCTACCCGTGCCGCCCGCTGCCGCCGACGAAGACATTGCCGACCCGCGCGCCGAATTGGTACGCCGCCTCTTGGCCTACGAGCAGATGAAGCTCGCCGCTGTGGGGTTGGATGCGCTGCCCCGCGCCGGCCGCGATTTCGCCTGGGCATATCTGCCGCTGGAAATTGCCACCGCCGCCAAGCTGCCAGAAGTACAGCTGGCCGACCTCACCCAAGCCTGGCTAGCTATCCTCTCCCGCGCCGGCCAACGCCGCAGCCACACAGTGGTGCAGGAAAACGAAGCCCTTTCTGTGCGCGCCACCATGAGCCGCATCCTGCGCCGTCTGCAAGACGGCAGCTGCCGCTTTAGCCGATTGTTTGAGCCGGAAAGCGGTGTGGTGCAAGTGGTGGTGAGTTTTATCGCCCTGTTGGAGCTGGTGAAAGAAGGGCTGGTGCGCCTCACTCAGGAAGACGGCGCATTTGGCAATATTTTGGTGAGCCTGCCCGGAGAGGCAGATGAAACTGCCGTGCTGCAAAGAGAAGGAGAAGATGAAAATAAATAG
- a CDS encoding PaaI family thioesterase encodes MPANSALYRILIQHYLDLPHSRAIGLCYEGIRARRPVLSFDWRPHLVGRHDTQIIHGGTITTLVDMVSACAVTAQLPSAEILATLDMRIDYMHPATPGHRIYGRAECYRLAGQVAFVRSSCYQEDPADPFALGMATFMRTPLTPEEQAKLQEMLQA; translated from the coding sequence ATGCCCGCAAATTCCGCTCTCTATCGCATCCTCATCCAACACTACCTCGACCTCCCCCACTCCCGCGCCATCGGCCTGTGCTATGAAGGTATCCGTGCCCGCCGCCCCGTGCTCAGTTTCGATTGGCGGCCTCATCTTGTTGGCCGCCACGACACCCAGATCATCCACGGCGGCACCATCACCACCCTGGTCGATATGGTTTCCGCCTGCGCGGTAACCGCCCAGCTGCCCAGTGCCGAAATCCTCGCCACCCTCGATATGCGCATCGACTATATGCACCCCGCCACTCCCGGCCACCGCATCTACGGCCGTGCCGAATGCTACCGCTTGGCCGGCCAAGTGGCCTTCGTGCGCAGCAGCTGCTACCAAGAAGACCCTGCCGACCCCTTCGCTTTGGGCATGGCCACTTTTATGCGTACCCCGCTCACCCCAGAAGAACAAGCTAAATTACAGGAGATGTTGCAAGCATGA
- a CDS encoding PaaI family thioesterase encodes MNNTLFTLSRELTAEAADLIPYTGFIGLQCGESNGNSLFALPYKRENIGNVFLPALHGGMLGGFIESCAVLFLYHQAGLAELPKMIDFSLDYLRSGKPETTYARCSLTRQGSRIANVAVEAWQSDSAKPIVVARCHFQMPAAQ; translated from the coding sequence ATGAACAACACCCTATTCACCCTTTCCAGAGAACTCACGGCAGAAGCCGCCGACCTCATCCCCTACACCGGATTCATTGGCCTGCAATGCGGCGAATCCAACGGAAATTCCCTGTTTGCCTTACCATACAAACGCGAAAATATCGGCAACGTTTTCCTGCCTGCCCTGCACGGTGGCATGCTCGGCGGCTTCATCGAAAGCTGCGCCGTGCTCTTCCTCTACCACCAGGCCGGCCTCGCCGAGCTGCCTAAAATGATCGATTTCTCGCTCGACTACCTGCGCAGCGGCAAGCCGGAAACCACCTACGCCCGCTGCTCCCTCACCCGCCAAGGCAGCCGCATTGCTAATGTGGCCGTGGAAGCCTGGCAGTCTGATTCCGCCAAACCCATCGTCGTGGCCCGCTGCCACTTCCAAATGCCCGCCGCCCAATAA
- a CDS encoding formate/nitrite transporter family protein gives MAQSVFVEKIELACRKKVGVFERNKAKYALRSLIAGMLLTLTSATGVIAADVLNTVHPSLGRFAFPFFFSWGLVYILFLNAELTTSNMMYLTAGTFLKKIKWEKALIILLYCTAFNLIGSIFTAWLFNQTSAFAHISADGYLANMVGHKLERPNGLVLSEGIFANLFVNVAVLSYLLLKEQAAKIAAVFAAVYMFVFLANEHVAANFASFALVGFNQIADSVSHFEALNILRHCSVAFVANWIGGGLLIGVPYAFLNKDEGEYVD, from the coding sequence ATGGCACAATCCGTATTTGTGGAAAAAATTGAGCTAGCCTGCCGCAAGAAGGTGGGGGTGTTTGAGCGCAACAAGGCGAAGTATGCGCTGCGTTCGCTGATTGCCGGCATGCTGCTCACGCTCACGTCGGCCACGGGTGTGATTGCAGCGGATGTGCTCAACACAGTGCATCCTTCACTGGGGCGTTTTGCCTTTCCGTTTTTCTTCTCTTGGGGGCTGGTGTATATCTTGTTTCTTAATGCGGAACTTACCACTTCCAATATGATGTACCTCACGGCCGGCACCTTCCTCAAAAAAATCAAATGGGAAAAGGCGCTGATTATTTTGCTCTACTGCACGGCATTTAATTTAATCGGCTCGATTTTCACCGCTTGGCTGTTCAACCAAACCAGCGCGTTTGCCCACATTTCGGCGGATGGCTATTTGGCCAATATGGTGGGGCACAAACTGGAACGGCCGAACGGCCTAGTGCTGTCGGAGGGGATTTTCGCTAATCTGTTTGTAAACGTGGCGGTGTTATCCTATCTGCTGCTGAAGGAACAGGCGGCGAAGATTGCGGCAGTGTTTGCGGCGGTGTATATGTTTGTGTTTTTGGCCAACGAGCACGTGGCGGCAAACTTTGCTTCGTTTGCGCTGGTGGGCTTCAATCAGATTGCCGATAGCGTGTCGCATTTTGAAGCGCTGAATATTCTGCGCCATTGCAGTGTGGCTTTTGTGGCGAATTGGATTGGCGGCGGGCTGCTGATTGGCGTGCCGTATGCGTTTTTGAATAAGGATGAGGGAGAGTATGTGGATTAA